The Duganella sp. BuS-21 sequence AATGGAATATGCCGCGTTTTGCCACGGCCGGCGCCGCCTTTTATGGTTTGGTGGAGCGCAGTTGCGCCAGGGTGAGAGCGCCGGCCTTTTCGGCCTCGGCTTCAGCCGCCGCTTCGCTGGCGAAACTCTGGTCCGCCGCTACCCGGTGCTTGGGATACACCGTCGCCAAGTGCATCGGGTTGGCCGATTGCGTGTGGATGGTGACATACGCTCCCCATTTATTGGTCCCCGGCAATGGTTCCGCAGTGAATTCGATTTCGAAGTCATCCACATATCTGGTTGGCATGGCGTCCTCCTTGTCCTGGCGCGTATCGTACAGCAGATCGGTGATAAGATCGCGCGTCGGTCACGCCGCGTGGCCTCCAACATTGATTGCGATCCAGGATGACCTTGCAGCACCGTAACAACATCAATCTCCATGGGACGGGCAAGCCCACCCTGGTGCTGGTTCACGGCTTCGGCTGCGACCAGAGCATGTGGCGCCATATGGTGCCGGCGTTCGAGGCGACGCACCGCATCGTCCTGTTCGATCTGGTCGGCAGCGGCGCCTCGGACCTGACTGCCTACGACAAGACCCGATACGCAACGCTGCATGGCTATGCAACGGACCTGCTGGAGATCCTGGACGAGTACGCCGACGGCCCGGTGGTGTTGGTCGGACATTCGGTGAGCGCCATGATCGGACTGCTGGCCGCCAACGTGGCGCCGCACCGGTTCGCGGCGCAGATCATGGTCGGGCCGTCGGCCTGCTATATCGACGACGACGGTTATCGCGGCGGCTTTGCGCGCGCAGACATCGACGATCTGCTCGATACCATGGCCGGCAACTATCTCGGCTGGTCCAGCACCATGGCGCCGGCCATCATGGGCGCGCCCGACAAGCCGGAACTGGGCGTGGAACTGACCAACAGCTTCTGCCGCACCGATCCCGACATCGCCAAGCATTTCGCGCGCGTCACGTTCCTGTCCGACCACCGCGCCGACCTGGCCGCGTGCACCGTTCCCACCTTGGTCATGCAGTGCAGCGACGACCTGATCGCACCGAGGGAAGTGGGCGAGTTCATCCAGCGCGCCATCGCCGGCAGCAAGCTGGTGGTGATCGACAACACCGGCCATTGCCCGCACCTGAGTGCGCCCGACGCCAGCATCGCCGCCATGCGGGCCTTCCTGGCCGGGCTGCCGTAAGCGATGGACGACTGGCAAGCGGCCGGCCCGGACCTGTGGGAGCACGCTCCCTGCGGCCTGCTGATCGCCGCCGCCGATGGCGTGGTACTGCGCGTGAATGCCACCTTGTGTCGCTGGCTGGGCTACGAGCTGGCGGAACTGGTCGGCGTCAAGCGCTTCCCGGAGCTGATGCCGATGGGCGCGCGGGTCTTTCTTCAGACCCACTGGACGCCGCTGCTGCAGATCCAGGGCTCGGTGTCCGAGGTGCAACTGGATCTGCTGCACAAGGACGGCCACCGCGTGCCGATGATGCTGAGCGCCATGCGGCGCGAGCGCGACGGCCGTCTGCAGGATGAAATCGCCGTGCTGGTCGCTGCCGACCGCAAGCTGTATGAACGCGAGCTGCTGGCGGCGCGCGCCAAGGCGGAGGCGGTGGCCCTCGACCTGGAATTGGCGCAGTCCAAGCTGCGCCAGGCCAACGAGGCGCTGTCCGCCGAGCATCTGCGCAAGGATGAATTCCTGGCGACCCTGGCCCACGAGCTGCGCAATCCGCTGGCGCCGCTGTCGAATGTGGTGGAGACGATCAAGTTGCGCAGCGGCGCGGCCCAGCTGTCCGAACGCGAGCTGCAGGTGCTGTCGCGGCAGGTGGCGCAGATGGCGCGGTTGGTCGACGACCTCATGAATGTGTCGCGCATCAGCCTGGGGCGCATCGACTTGCGGCTGGAGTCGGCCGATCTGGTGCAGTTGCTGAGATTTGTGGCCGAGGAAGCCTCGGCCGCCGTGCAGGCGGCCGGCCTGAGCCTGCGGGCCGAGTTGCCGTCCGCGCCGCTGTGGGCCAGCGTCGACCGTGCGCGGCTGACGCAGATCGTCGCCAACCTGCTGAACAATTCCGTCAAGTACAGCTTGCCCGGCGCGCGCATCGGGCTGCGCGCCACGGCGTCCGACGGCGAGGCCGTGATCGAGGTCAGCGACACCGGCATCGGCATCCCGCCCGATCAGCTGACGAAAATTTTCAGCATGTTTTCCCAGCTGACGCCGGCGCTGGAGCGCTCGCAGGGCGGGCTGGGCATAGGGCTGGCGCTGGTGAAGGGGCTGGTCGGACTGCACGGCGGTACGGTCGAGGCGTATAGCGAAGGCGTGGGCAAGGGCAGCCGGTTTACGGTGCGCCTGCCGCTGATCGCGCCGCCAGTGGTGGAAGCGCAGGCAGTGCCGGCCCCGGCGCCCGGCGTGCGGGCCGACGATGCGGTTGCGGTGATGATCGTCGACGACAATGTCGATGCGGCCGAAACCCTGGGAGCGGTGATGGAGCTGTTCGGTTACCGGATCAACGTGGCCCACAGCGCGCTCGACGCTTTCCGGGCGATGGCGGCGTCGCCGCCGCGCGCGGCCGTGCTCGATATCGGCCTGCCCGATATGAACGGCTATGAACTGGCGAAGAAAATCCGCAGCCAGCCGTGGGGCGCGGACCTGGTGCTGGTCGCAGCCACCGGCTGGGGGCAGGAGTCCGACAAGCAGGCCGCCCGGGACGCCGGCTTCGACCTGCACTTCACCAAGCCGCTCGATTTTATCGATCTTGACAGGCAGTTGCGCGCCATATTGCCATGAATCTTAATTCTGCCTTAAGTATCAGCCTCGTATACTTGTCGCTATTTTAACTAATGGAGTTCAAGATGGAACAGTTGCTGGCCACCTTTATAGCGTGGTTCCTCCACCTGGATGTGCACTTGGTCGAGTTGATCGAGTTGCACGGCAACTGGGTTTATCTGATTTTATTCTTGGTGATTTTCATCGAAACCGGCGTGATCGTGATGCCTTTCCTGCCGGGCGACTCACTGCTGTTCATCGCCGGCGCGCTGGCGGCCAAGGGCTTGCTGGATCCGTTGACCTTGTGCGTGCTGCTGTTTATCGCCGCCGTGGCCGGCGACTCCCTGAATTTCAGCATCGGTGCTTGGTTCAGGCGCAAGGCCCTCGATACCAGCAAAATACCGTTCGTGAAAG is a genomic window containing:
- a CDS encoding alpha/beta hydrolase — its product is MTLQHRNNINLHGTGKPTLVLVHGFGCDQSMWRHMVPAFEATHRIVLFDLVGSGASDLTAYDKTRYATLHGYATDLLEILDEYADGPVVLVGHSVSAMIGLLAANVAPHRFAAQIMVGPSACYIDDDGYRGGFARADIDDLLDTMAGNYLGWSSTMAPAIMGAPDKPELGVELTNSFCRTDPDIAKHFARVTFLSDHRADLAACTVPTLVMQCSDDLIAPREVGEFIQRAIAGSKLVVIDNTGHCPHLSAPDASIAAMRAFLAGLP
- a CDS encoding ATP-binding protein; amino-acid sequence: MDDWQAAGPDLWEHAPCGLLIAAADGVVLRVNATLCRWLGYELAELVGVKRFPELMPMGARVFLQTHWTPLLQIQGSVSEVQLDLLHKDGHRVPMMLSAMRRERDGRLQDEIAVLVAADRKLYERELLAARAKAEAVALDLELAQSKLRQANEALSAEHLRKDEFLATLAHELRNPLAPLSNVVETIKLRSGAAQLSERELQVLSRQVAQMARLVDDLMNVSRISLGRIDLRLESADLVQLLRFVAEEASAAVQAAGLSLRAELPSAPLWASVDRARLTQIVANLLNNSVKYSLPGARIGLRATASDGEAVIEVSDTGIGIPPDQLTKIFSMFSQLTPALERSQGGLGIGLALVKGLVGLHGGTVEAYSEGVGKGSRFTVRLPLIAPPVVEAQAVPAPAPGVRADDAVAVMIVDDNVDAAETLGAVMELFGYRINVAHSALDAFRAMAASPPRAAVLDIGLPDMNGYELAKKIRSQPWGADLVLVAATGWGQESDKQAARDAGFDLHFTKPLDFIDLDRQLRAILP
- a CDS encoding VTT domain-containing protein, translated to MEQLLATFIAWFLHLDVHLVELIELHGNWVYLILFLVIFIETGVIVMPFLPGDSLLFIAGALAAKGLLDPLTLCVLLFIAAVAGDSLNFSIGAWFRRKALDTSKIPFVKAEHLQHTHDFFTKHGGKTIILARFVPIVRTFAPFVAALGAMPRRVFLTYNVTGAFLWIGSLIAAGYLFGNIPWVSRNLTAVVMGIVVISILPALAGWLRSRRLA